In a single window of the Acidobacteriota bacterium genome:
- a CDS encoding integration host factor subunit beta: METGSMIKADIINEVAEGAKITKVKAVEAVEAVFDAMKSAMKRGERIELRGFGVFQVKPRKKGIGRNPRTGREVRIPPGKTIRFKPGKNLRDLG, encoded by the coding sequence GTGGAGACGGGCTCGATGATCAAAGCGGATATCATCAACGAAGTGGCCGAAGGTGCCAAGATCACCAAGGTCAAGGCGGTCGAAGCCGTCGAGGCGGTCTTCGACGCGATGAAGTCCGCGATGAAACGGGGCGAGCGCATCGAACTCCGCGGGTTCGGCGTCTTCCAGGTCAAGCCACGCAAGAAGGGTATCGGCCGCAACCCGCGAACGGGGCGCGAGGTCCGTATCCCACCCGGTAAGACGATCCGCTTCAAGCCCGGCAAGAACCTCAGGGACCTGGGCTAA
- the der gene encoding ribosome biogenesis GTPase Der, with amino-acid sequence MSLPLVAIVGAPNVGKSTLFNRLVRGREAIVTDQPGVTRDRQYREVEEGDVRFRVVDTGGMTPGSEEGFAAEIGHQARVAIDEADVVLFLVDARCGINAVDQEIASRLRRIQVPLLLVANKTESAKRDANLLEFHELGLGDPISISAEHGEGISALLDHVLDELRQLPQKPEDDPSDDEAEDRPLRLAIVGRPNVGKSSLLNRLVGEQRVVVSEIPGTTRDAIDTLLTVGDRRYLLVDTAGMRRRGRVERGIERHSVGRAQNNIERCDVTILVLDADAGFGSQDAHIAGYVRDAFRPVILAVNKWDLISEREQAVKTWEDTLETRLKFLKGAPSCFISALSGQRVFRLLEMADRLHQTGGKEVTTVKLNRWLQVAAGPHFGGRSGSLGARFYYATQTGIRPPRFRIFCNDPRKIHFSTQRQLENGLRETFGFSGVPLRIDYKRRRETPTE; translated from the coding sequence GTGTCGTTACCCCTCGTAGCCATCGTCGGTGCGCCCAATGTGGGCAAGAGCACCCTGTTTAACCGGTTGGTGCGGGGTCGCGAGGCGATCGTGACGGACCAACCCGGTGTCACTCGCGATCGTCAGTATCGCGAGGTCGAGGAGGGCGACGTCCGCTTCCGCGTGGTGGACACCGGCGGCATGACCCCCGGCTCGGAGGAGGGCTTCGCTGCGGAGATCGGGCATCAGGCCCGCGTCGCCATCGATGAGGCGGATGTCGTCCTGTTCCTGGTGGATGCGCGATGCGGGATCAACGCCGTCGATCAGGAGATCGCTTCTCGGCTGCGTCGGATTCAGGTGCCGCTGCTCCTCGTGGCCAACAAGACCGAGTCGGCCAAGCGGGACGCCAACCTGCTGGAGTTTCATGAACTGGGCCTCGGCGATCCGATCTCCATCTCCGCCGAACACGGCGAGGGGATCTCGGCGCTGCTGGATCACGTTCTGGACGAGCTTCGACAGCTCCCGCAGAAGCCGGAAGACGACCCGTCCGACGACGAAGCGGAAGACAGACCGTTACGACTCGCGATCGTCGGTCGGCCAAACGTCGGCAAGTCCTCGCTCCTGAACCGATTGGTGGGGGAGCAACGGGTGGTAGTCAGTGAGATCCCCGGCACGACCCGCGACGCCATCGACACCCTACTCACGGTGGGGGACCGTCGCTACCTGCTGGTTGACACCGCCGGCATGCGACGGCGGGGGCGTGTCGAACGAGGGATCGAGCGTCATTCCGTCGGTCGCGCGCAGAACAACATCGAGCGTTGCGATGTGACGATCCTGGTCCTGGATGCCGACGCGGGGTTCGGTTCGCAGGATGCCCATATCGCGGGGTACGTTCGGGATGCGTTCCGGCCGGTGATCCTGGCGGTGAACAAGTGGGATCTTATTTCGGAGCGTGAGCAGGCGGTCAAGACCTGGGAAGACACGCTCGAGACGCGACTGAAATTCTTAAAGGGGGCACCGAGCTGCTTCATCAGCGCGCTCAGCGGACAACGGGTCTTTCGTCTTCTGGAAATGGCAGACCGGTTGCACCAGACCGGCGGAAAGGAGGTCACGACGGTTAAGTTGAACCGCTGGCTCCAAGTTGCGGCAGGACCCCATTTTGGCGGACGATCGGGGTCCCTTGGCGCCCGGTTCTATTACGCGACTCAGACCGGCATCCGCCCACCTAGATTCCGTATCTTCTGTAATGATCCACGGAAGATTCATTTCTCCACCCAGAGGCAGTTAGAGAACGGACTTCGCGAAACCTTCGGATTTTCGGGCGTTCCTTTGAGAATCGACTATAAGCGACGGCGGGAGACACCCACCGAGTAG